GAGCATCAGATCCGGACGGCTCCGGTCCCCGAAAGGGAGCTCGCGCGTCAGCAGGCAGTAGAGCGTGACGCCCAGGGCCCACAGGTCGTCTGCCGGCCCGGCCGGGTAGTGCTCCCCCTCCCACGCCCGTGCGAAGCGCACCACGTCGGGGCTGCGGTACTCGGCCGTCCCCGGAGGGAGCCGCATCGTCAGGCGCGGCGCGCCCTCGTATCCGGCCGCGCCGAAGTCCACCAGCACCGGTTGCCCATCCGCCTCGCGCATGAGGATGTTGGCTTCCTTGATGTCCCGGTGCACCACTCCGGTTTCATGCACGTCCGCCAGGGTGCGCGCGAGCGGCAGCAGCACCTGGGTCACCAGCTCGAGCGCGGACGGGTTCTTCCCCTGGGCCCACACGTCCAGGGGCTCCCCCTCGATGAGCTCCAGGGCCAGGACCAGGAAGCGAGGCTCCTCGTCCGGCCAGAAGCCATAGCCGTGGAATTCCACCACGTTCGGGTGACGCCACACCCGGCGCAGGGTGTCCACCTCCCGGTCCCCTCGCGGGTCCATGGGGACCAGCTTGATGGCGAAGGGGTGCTCGAGCCGCCTGGCGCGATAGACGGTGCCGAAGCTGCCGGAGGCGAGCTTCCCCTCGATGATGAAGCCCGCCACCTCCGTTCCGGGAGACAGGTCCTGCCAGGATCGCTCACGTGATTCATCGCTTCCGTCTTGCATTCAGCCCACCTCCAGAGCAGTGCCGGACGCTACCAGACCGGTGAGCCAAGTCCCTGGACGCCCGAGGTAGGGAGTTTCTCGTGCGACTTCGAGAGCAGGCTCGGAACAGGGCAGATGCGGCCCCCGGGGTTCGGCGTGGACGTGATACGAGCGGGGGTGGAGCGCCGATGAAGCCCTTCCTCACCGTCATCGCCGGACCCACCGCATCGGGAAAGACAGCGATCGCCATCGAGCTCGCCCGCCGACACGGTGGGGAGATCGTCAGCGCGGACTCGCAGCAGGTGTACCGGCACTTCGACATCGGTACGGCGAAGCCCTCGGCGGAGGAGCTGGCCACGGTGCCGCACCACCTCATCTCCGTGGTGGAGCCGCTCGAGCCCTTCTCCGCGGCCGAGTATCAGCGTCGCGCCGACGAGGCCATCGCGGACATCACCTCCCGGGGCAAGCCCGTCTTCGTGGTGGGCGGGACGGGGATGTACCTGCGCATCCTGCTGCACGGGCTGGTGGAGGCACCGGGAGCGGATCCCGAGCTGCGCGCCGAGCTGGAGGCGCTCGCCGCCGCCGAGGGCCGTGAGGCCGTGCACCGCAAGCTGGCCGAGGTGGATCCGGAGACCGCCGCGAAGCTGCCGCCGCAGGATCTGGTGCGCACCATCCGGGCGCTGGAGATCCACAAGCAGACGGGGAAGCCAGCCTCCGAGTTCCGCCGGGAGCATGCCTTCACCGAGGACCGGTATCCCTTCCGGATGTACGTGCTCTCGCCGCCGCGCGAGGAGCTGTACCGGGTGATCGACGCGCGCACGGCCGCCATGTTCCAGCGCGGGCTGGTGGACGAGGTGCGGGAGCTGATCGCCCGGGGTTGGGCCGAGGCCGCGCCGATGCGCAGCGTGGGCTACGTGCAGGCGAAGGCGGTGGTGGACGGGAGTCTCTCGGTGGAAGAGGCCATCGAGCAGGCGGCCCAGGAGACGCGCCGCTACGCCAAGCGGCAGCTCACGTGGTTCCGTAAGGAGTCGGGGGCGGTCTTCGTGGAGCCCCCGTATGACGCACTCTTGAACGGAGGGGGAACATGAGCGAAGCCGAAGGAAGGGTCGTCCTCGTCACTGGAGCCTCGTCGGGCATCGGCCGGGCCTGCGCGGAGCTGCTGAGCGAGCGGGGCCACACCGTCTACGGCACGAGCCGCAAGCCGCCTCCCGCTCCGACGCGCCACCGGATGCTGGCGATGGATGTCACCGAGGACGACTCGGTCCAGAAGGCGGTGGACGCCGTGCTCCAGGAACGGGGCCGCGTCGATGTCGTCGTGAACAACGCCGGCTACGCCCTGGCCGGACCGGTCGAGGACACGTCGCTCGAGGAGGCGCGGCGTCAGCTCGACACCAACTTCTTCGGTGTCCTGCGCGTGTGCAAGGCGGTGTTGCCGTCCATGCGGGCGCGCGGCTCGGGCCTCATCGTCAACGTGAGCTCGCTGGGTGGCGTCGTGGGCCTGCCGTTCCAGGGCTTGTACAGCGCGAGCAAGTTCGCGCTGGAAGGGCTGACGGAGAGCCTGCGCCAGGAGGTGGCTCCGTTCGGCGTCCGGGTCACCCTGTTGCAACCCGGCGACGTGTGCACGCCCATCACCGACAACCGCGTGCGGGCCCGGGGCTGTGATTCGGGCTCCGTGTACTGGAACGTCTTCGAGGCCGCGCTCCGGATCATCGAGAAGGAGGAGCGGGCCGGAGCCCCCGTCGAGCTCGTGGCCCGGCGGGTGCTGGAGCTGATGGAGCGCGAGCCGCTGGCGGTGCGCTACACGGTGGGCCACGTCTCTCAGCGCCTGCTCGCGTCCACCAAGGCGTTCCTGCCCTCGCGCGTCTTCGAGCGGATCCTCATGTCCTACTACGGCCTCGAGGCCCGGCGCCCGGGTCAGGAGGCGTAGCGTCCCGTCTCATCGGCCACGCTGCTCTCCGACTCGGGCCGGTGCTGGGCCACGGACGTGCTGGTGGGGAGCTGGCCCATGAGCTGGCGCAGCAACCGCTCGGGGTCCACGGGCTTGGGGAGGAAGGCCTCGGCACCCGCGTCGAGCGCGCGCTGGCGCACGTGCGGCCGGTTCAATCCGCTCATCACCACCACGCGGGTGTCGCGCGTGAGCGGGTGCTGCTTGAGGCCCTCGCACAGCCGCAGTCCGTCCACCCAGTGCAGCACCACGTCCAGGAGGATCGCCGTGGGAGGCCGGCGCGCCACCGCGCAGAACAGGGCCAGCTCGTCAGCGAAGGCCACCACCCGTGCACCCGTGGACTCCAGCAGCTGTGTCATCGCCTCGCGCTGATCCGGATCGTCGTCCACGATGTAGTAGAGATCCGGCTCCAGGGCAGGGATGGTCGCCGGCAGGGGCTCCACCGTCGTGCGCACCCAGGAGGCCATCGTCTCGCGGATGCCGGCCCACCGGGCGGCGCTCAGCAGGGCCTGAGGAGTAGGGGAGGCGAGCCCCAGGATGCCCCCGGCGCCCATGCCACCGGACGAGCCGCGGTTGCGCGCCTTCAGGAAGGCCTGGGGCGCCCGCCCTCCGGCCCGGCGCAGCCAGTTGACGGCGCGAGCCCCGGCCGCCGAGTCATCGAGCAGCTCGCCAAGGCCCTCGCGCACATAACGGCGCTCCAGGGCCGGAGCCTCCAGGCCCGCGTCCAGCAGGGCCACCGCCGCGCGGCTGCACGAGGCCAGCGTCTCCGACAAGCCCAGCTGCAGCGGGTGGCCGAAGGCGGCCGCGCCCACCGCGAGCTGCCCAGGCGCCACGATCGTGCGTCCCGGCCCGTACGGCAGCCGTGTCGTCTCCAGCGCGGCGAGCTCGAAACCTTCCTCGACCAGCCCGTCACGGGCCGCCATCATCAACACCTGGCACAGGTCCGCGGGCGTCACCGCGGGCCCGAAGGCGAGCGCGTAGACCGAGTGCGCACCGGGCAGTAGCAACAGTCCGTCCACGGTGGGCAGAGGGGAGAGCCACAGCCGGGCCAGCGGCGTCACGGTGAGGCGCGGAGAGGCGTGGCGCAACCGGGCCTGCACCGCGGCCACGGTGGGAGCGGGCTGGAAGCCCGGGAAGAAGGCATCGCCCAGGGACGGACCGGCCCCCGTGGCCAGCACCACCGCGTGGAAGCGATCTCCACTGCCCTGGGCGCGCACCACGAGCGGGCCGCTCTTGCGCACCGCGGCGGGCGCATCCGGCGCCGAGGGCTGGTTCTCCACGCGCTCCACGTGCCGCTCCACGAAGCGAGCACCCTGGGCCGTGGCCGCGCCGGCGAGCACCTCGCGCACCAGCGCCAGTCCGCCATGGCCCTGCGGCCACCCGTCCACCACCCACAGGCCACCCGGGGCGCACGGCAGCACCTCGCGCTGACCGTGGGAGAGGATCTCCACGCCGCGCAGCTCGTGCGCGCGCCACTCGGGCGGCACCCGGCAGCCGAGCGCGGCCAGGCGCGAGCGGCACTCGGGCGTCAGCACGGCGGGAGGGGCGATGGTGCCCGGATCGCCGCCCTCGTACACCCGGACGTCCAGCGTGCAGCCCCGGGCCCTGCCGTTGAAGAGCAGCGAGGCGGCCAGCCCCGCTCCGGCGATGCCGCCTCCGATGATGGCCACCCTCGACCCGCTCGCCAGCCTGCTCCCGTTCATCCGCGCCCTCGCTCCGCCTTCCATCCGGTCCTCTGGGGGTATGGGTGTCTGTCAGTGCCGCTGTGCCTTGGGGGGAGGCATCTCTTGCGCCCCGTACACCACCACGCGATCGCGCCCCTCGCGCTTGGCCTCGTAGAGGGCGGCATCGGCGGCCCTCAACAGGGACTCCGTGCTCTCCCGCGGGTTGGCGGTCGAGTGGTCGGCGATCCCCACGCTGACGCTCAGGCCGAAGGGCGCCGGCCGCCCGTCGCTTCGCGTCACCTTCACGGTGCGCAGTCCGGCGCGGATCCGCTCGGCGAAGACCGCCGCCTCGGTCGCCGTCTGGTGGGGCAGCAGCGCGACGAACTCGTCGCCCCCGAAGCGGGCCGCGAAGTCCACCTCGCGCAGGTTGGTGCGCAGGTGGCTCGCCAGGGCGAGGATTGCCCGGTTGCCCACGTCATGCCCCATGCCGTCGTTGATGGCCTTGAGGTGGTCCAGGTCGATGACCACCACGGACATCGGGTACTGGTAGCGGTTGGAGCGCTTGAACTCCTCGTCGAGCCGGATGGACAGGGCGCGGAAGTTGGCCAGGCCCGTGAGCGCATCCGTCTGGGCGAGCACCTGCAGGCGCTGCTGCTGCTCGCTCTGGCGCAGCGCCCGGTCGATGCGGGCCATCAGCTCGCGGCCGCTCGCCGGCTTGTGGACGAAGTCCACCGCCCCCATCTCCAGACACCGCTCCAGCGTGGCCTCGTCCGAATCTCCGGTGAGGAAGATGACGGGCACGGACTCGGTCGCCTTGTCGTGCTGCAGCGACTCGAGAATCGTCAACCCGTCTTCGCGATCGAGGAAGCGATCCAGGAGCACCAGATCTGGCTGGCGTTCCCGGGCGAGCACGAGGCCCGACTGGCCGTCGCTCGCGCCCAGCACGTCGAACCTGGCGGCGAGCAGCTCCACCAGGCTGTCGCGCGTGCCCGCGTCATCTTCCACGACCAGGATCAGGGCCCTGTCCCCGCGGCGGTCGTGCCGTTCCATGGTCCGCTCCACTTCCCGCGCCTGCCTCTCAATGGCAGGCCGAAAGTCTCGGGTGCCACGCCCGGAGGGATCTCCCTCCCGCCCGTCCGTCGCCGCCGCCCACGGGGAGCACCCCACGTCCTCCTCCTCCTTCACCCGAGACCCCCGGCTGCCAAGTCCGATGTCTCATCACACCGACCCGCTCTGGCGGGTTGGCGTGGCCGACCCGAGGAGCAAGCGTCGTGCCCCTCTTCAAGTCCGGAGAGGCGGATGTGATTCCAGGGACTTGCAGTTCCCAACGCCTTGGAGGAGGCGCTCCCACTTGGCAAGAGTTGCAGCGTTCCCGGGTATCACACCAGTAGGAATTCCCGGGAGGTGTGGATCAGCGTCGGGGGCTGAACTGAAAGCGCCTGCCACCGCCACCGCCGAGCACCTGGGTGGGGGGTGGCTCGAGGCCGAACTGCCACCACATGGGCTCGTAGGGCTTCATCTTCAGCTTCTTGTCATTCTGGAGGGCGGAGAGGCTGCTCTTGAGCTTCTCGTCGGAGGGGTTGGCCTCCACGCCGCGTCCCAGCACCTTGAGGGCCTCGTCCTTCTCCTTGTTCTGCACGAGGCACCAGGCGTAGACGGCCCACATCAACGGCTCCTTCTTGCCGGAGACGACGGCGGTCTCGAAGGACTTCTTCATGGCGGCGAAGTCCTTGCGCTGGAAGAAGAGGGCGCCCTGCATGGCCTTGGCCATGTAGTTGCGCGGGCTGGCCTTGGACAGGTGCGCCTGGGCCCCGTCCAGATCCTTGGACATGTACTTCAGCATGCCGATCTGGGAGTGGATCTCCGAGCCCACGAGGAACTGCCACTTGTCGTAGACGAGCCCACCTTCGAGCATCTTGATGGCCCGCTCGACACGCGACTGGGCTTCCTTCTGGCTGGTGGGCTGCCCCTGGAGCTCCTTCTGGACGGAGGTCATGAGCTCCTGGAGCTTGTTGCCGATGCGACGGCCGAGCCAGACGTACGTGCCGAGGAGGACGAGGGTGCCCGGGATGAGGCCCTGCCAGAGCTTGAAGCCCGCGAACTTGGTCACCAGGGTGACGAGGAGACCCGCACCCAGGGCGATGAGAAGGTTGTACATGGCGCCCGTTTAGCGATCGTCGGGGGTGACCGCAATCTTCGGATGCGTCCGGGACGACATCGCGGTATACGTCTGCTTGTTCCAACCCCAAGGGGCCCTCTGTCGAAATTGGTAGACGAGGCGGACTCAAAATCCGCTGCGGCTGACCCCGCGTCCCGGTTCGAGTCCGGGGAGGGCCAATCCGGGGAGTACCCGCCCGCTGGGCGCTCCCGCGGGCAGTACGACTCCGGAGTGCCGGGTGGGAGGACCCAATGAAGGTTCTGCTGGTGGAGGATGACGCCAGTCTCCGCGAGGGGATGGTCGAGCTCATCTCCGAGCAGGCCCCGGTGCGGGAGGCGGGCAGCGTGACCCAGGCGTTGGGGGCGCTGCGCGAGGAGACCTTCTCGCTGGTGGTCACGGATCTGCGCATCGGTGAGACGGGGGAGGGCGGGCGCATCATCCTGGAAGCGGCGCGTCAGCGGCTGCAGCCGGTGGCCATCGTCAGCGCGGCGACGGCCGAGGAGGTGGTGCGGGTGCTGAGGCCCCACGAGCCGGACGCGGTGGTGGCCAAGCCCTTCCAGATCGACGACATGCTGGGGCTGGTGGAGCGCTTCCTCTCGCTCAGGAGCGAGGTGGAGCGGCTGGTGGGGCAGGCGGCGCCGGAGGGGGCGTGGAAGGAGGCGGCCGCCGGTGTCCAGGCGGTCGAGGAGCCGGGCGGGCGGTTGTGGGTGCGGATGGAGGCGGGGACGAGCCTGCCCCGGCCGCTGCACCGGGGCCGCGCGGGCATGATGGTGCTGGAGGGCTCGCTCGAGGTGGAGGGCGAGCGCCGGGAGCGGCACCAATACTTCTATCTGTCGGCCGGACCGCGCGAGGTGCGGACCCGCGAGGGATGTCTGGCCGTCTCGCTGGCGTTCCGCGGGTAGCGCGGGACGCGGATCGTTCGAGCTTTGAGCACACTCTGGCCCACGAGCTTCCTGGATGAGGAGCGCCTGGGGCGACCGTCGCGACGTGCGGCGACGGCGGCCCTGGAGGCGCACCTG
This is a stretch of genomic DNA from Archangium violaceum. It encodes these proteins:
- the miaA gene encoding tRNA (adenosine(37)-N6)-dimethylallyltransferase MiaA, with product MKPFLTVIAGPTASGKTAIAIELARRHGGEIVSADSQQVYRHFDIGTAKPSAEELATVPHHLISVVEPLEPFSAAEYQRRADEAIADITSRGKPVFVVGGTGMYLRILLHGLVEAPGADPELRAELEALAAAEGREAVHRKLAEVDPETAAKLPPQDLVRTIRALEIHKQTGKPASEFRREHAFTEDRYPFRMYVLSPPREELYRVIDARTAAMFQRGLVDEVRELIARGWAEAAPMRSVGYVQAKAVVDGSLSVEEAIEQAAQETRRYAKRQLTWFRKESGAVFVEPPYDALLNGGGT
- a CDS encoding response regulator, with product MKVLLVEDDASLREGMVELISEQAPVREAGSVTQALGALREETFSLVVTDLRIGETGEGGRIILEAARQRLQPVAIVSAATAEEVVRVLRPHEPDAVVAKPFQIDDMLGLVERFLSLRSEVERLVGQAAPEGAWKEAAAGVQAVEEPGGRLWVRMEAGTSLPRPLHRGRAGMMVLEGSLEVEGERRERHQYFYLSAGPREVRTREGCLAVSLAFRG
- a CDS encoding diguanylate cyclase; protein product: MERHDRRGDRALILVVEDDAGTRDSLVELLAARFDVLGASDGQSGLVLARERQPDLVLLDRFLDREDGLTILESLQHDKATESVPVIFLTGDSDEATLERCLEMGAVDFVHKPASGRELMARIDRALRQSEQQQRLQVLAQTDALTGLANFRALSIRLDEEFKRSNRYQYPMSVVVIDLDHLKAINDGMGHDVGNRAILALASHLRTNLREVDFAARFGGDEFVALLPHQTATEAAVFAERIRAGLRTVKVTRSDGRPAPFGLSVSVGIADHSTANPRESTESLLRAADAALYEAKREGRDRVVVYGAQEMPPPKAQRH
- a CDS encoding response regulator; this translates as MNGSRLASGSRVAIIGGGIAGAGLAASLLFNGRARGCTLDVRVYEGGDPGTIAPPAVLTPECRSRLAALGCRVPPEWRAHELRGVEILSHGQREVLPCAPGGLWVVDGWPQGHGGLALVREVLAGAATAQGARFVERHVERVENQPSAPDAPAAVRKSGPLVVRAQGSGDRFHAVVLATGAGPSLGDAFFPGFQPAPTVAAVQARLRHASPRLTVTPLARLWLSPLPTVDGLLLLPGAHSVYALAFGPAVTPADLCQVLMMAARDGLVEEGFELAALETTRLPYGPGRTIVAPGQLAVGAAAFGHPLQLGLSETLASCSRAAVALLDAGLEAPALERRYVREGLGELLDDSAAGARAVNWLRRAGGRAPQAFLKARNRGSSGGMGAGGILGLASPTPQALLSAARWAGIRETMASWVRTTVEPLPATIPALEPDLYYIVDDDPDQREAMTQLLESTGARVVAFADELALFCAVARRPPTAILLDVVLHWVDGLRLCEGLKQHPLTRDTRVVVMSGLNRPHVRQRALDAGAEAFLPKPVDPERLLRQLMGQLPTSTSVAQHRPESESSVADETGRYAS
- a CDS encoding tetratricopeptide repeat protein, with protein sequence MYNLLIALGAGLLVTLVTKFAGFKLWQGLIPGTLVLLGTYVWLGRRIGNKLQELMTSVQKELQGQPTSQKEAQSRVERAIKMLEGGLVYDKWQFLVGSEIHSQIGMLKYMSKDLDGAQAHLSKASPRNYMAKAMQGALFFQRKDFAAMKKSFETAVVSGKKEPLMWAVYAWCLVQNKEKDEALKVLGRGVEANPSDEKLKSSLSALQNDKKLKMKPYEPMWWQFGLEPPPTQVLGGGGGRRFQFSPRR
- a CDS encoding SDR family oxidoreductase, with protein sequence MSEAEGRVVLVTGASSGIGRACAELLSERGHTVYGTSRKPPPAPTRHRMLAMDVTEDDSVQKAVDAVLQERGRVDVVVNNAGYALAGPVEDTSLEEARRQLDTNFFGVLRVCKAVLPSMRARGSGLIVNVSSLGGVVGLPFQGLYSASKFALEGLTESLRQEVAPFGVRVTLLQPGDVCTPITDNRVRARGCDSGSVYWNVFEAALRIIEKEERAGAPVELVARRVLELMEREPLAVRYTVGHVSQRLLASTKAFLPSRVFERILMSYYGLEARRPGQEA